A single region of the Nocardioides sp. W7 genome encodes:
- a CDS encoding LacI family DNA-binding transcriptional regulator yields MNSRGGHGPGGSPTLDEVARLAGVSRATASRAINGGNRVSATAQNAVDAAVRTLGYTPNPAARSLVTRRTDSVALVVPEPDERVFTDPFFAHTLRGATRVLAERDVQLVLLLARPGEEEQRMLRYLRNRHIDGALVVSHHQSDSLADHLAALDLPCAFVGRPWTSADKVAYVDTDNVAGGRTATQALIDRGCIRIGTVAGPADMTASVDRLDGWYAAMRHAGLADDAVEHGDFTEAGGERAAAALLARHPDLDGIVVASDLMAAGTLKTLKALGRRVPDDVAVIGYDDLGVHERTDPPLTTIRNPIREMAEQATRLLLEQVDGERPAAAMRVIFPPSLVRRGTA; encoded by the coding sequence GTGAACTCCCGCGGCGGCCACGGACCCGGGGGCTCGCCCACCCTCGACGAGGTCGCCCGGCTGGCCGGCGTCTCCCGGGCGACGGCCTCGCGGGCCATCAATGGCGGCAACCGGGTCAGCGCCACCGCGCAGAACGCGGTCGACGCCGCGGTGCGCACCCTCGGCTACACCCCCAACCCGGCGGCCCGCAGCCTGGTGACCCGGCGTACCGACTCCGTCGCGCTCGTCGTCCCCGAGCCCGACGAGCGGGTCTTCACCGACCCGTTCTTCGCCCACACCCTGCGCGGGGCTACCCGGGTCCTGGCGGAGCGCGACGTACAGCTGGTGCTCCTGCTGGCGCGCCCGGGCGAGGAGGAGCAGCGGATGCTGCGCTACCTGCGCAACCGCCACATCGACGGCGCCCTCGTGGTCTCCCACCACCAGAGCGACAGCCTCGCCGACCACCTCGCCGCCCTCGACCTGCCGTGCGCGTTCGTCGGTCGGCCGTGGACCAGCGCCGACAAGGTCGCCTACGTCGACACCGACAACGTCGCCGGCGGCCGCACCGCCACCCAGGCGCTCATCGACCGCGGCTGCATCCGGATCGGCACCGTGGCCGGGCCCGCCGACATGACCGCCAGCGTCGACCGCCTCGACGGCTGGTACGCCGCCATGCGCCACGCCGGTCTCGCCGACGACGCGGTCGAGCACGGCGACTTCACCGAGGCCGGCGGCGAGCGCGCGGCCGCCGCGCTGCTCGCCCGGCACCCCGACCTCGACGGCATCGTCGTCGCCTCCGACCTGATGGCCGCCGGCACCCTGAAGACCCTCAAGGCCCTCGGCCGCCGAGTGCCCGACGACGTCGCCGTGATCGGGTACGACGACCTCGGCGTCCACGAGCGCACCGACCCGCCCCTCACCACCATCCGGAACCCGATCCGCGAGATGGCCGAGCAGGCCACCCGCCTGCTGCTCGAGCAGGTCGACGGCGAGCGTCCCGCCGCCGCCATGCGGGTGATCTTCCCGCCCTCGCTCGTCCGCCGAGGCACCGCCTGA